A genomic segment from Microtus ochrogaster isolate Prairie Vole_2 unplaced genomic scaffold, MicOch1.0 UNK8, whole genome shotgun sequence encodes:
- the Tex30 gene encoding testis-expressed protein 30 isoform X1, with translation MSHTEVKLKIPFGNKLLDAVCLVPNKNIAYGIILTHGASGDMNLPHLMSLASHLASHGFFCLRFTCKGLNIVHRIKAYKAVLNYLKTSGEYKLAGVFLGGRSMGSRAAASVMCHTELDDTDNFVRGLICISYPLHHPKQQQKLRDEDLFRIKDPVLFVSGSADEMCEKNLLEKVAQKMRAPSKIHWIEKANHSMAVKGRSTNDVFKEINTQILFWIQEITEMDKK, from the exons ATGAGTCATACGGAG gttaaattaaaaataccttTTGGAAATAAATTACTGGATGCCGTTTGTTTGGTACCTAACAAGAACATAGCATATGGAATAATTCTTACACATGGAGCATCAGGAGATATGAATCTTCCTCATTTGATGTCACTGGCATCCCATCTTGCATCTCATGGGTTTTTTTGCCTAAGATTTACTTGCAAAGGCCTTAATATTGTACATAGAATTAAGGCATATAAAGCAGTTTtg AATTACCTAAAGACCTCAGGAGAATACAAACTTGCTGGTGTTTTTCTTGGAG GTCGTTCGATGGGATCAAGAGCAGCTGCTTCTGTAATGTGTCACACTGAGCTAGATGACACTGATAATTTTGTTCGAGGTCTCATTTGTATTTCTTACCCACTGCACCATccaaagcagcagcagaaactcAGGGACGAAGATCTCTTTCGTATAAAGGATCCTGTACTGTTTGTGTCAGGCTCAGCAGATGAAATGTGTGAAAAG aACTTGTTGGAGAAGGTGGCACAGAAGATGCGAGCTCCCAGTAAAATCCACTGGATTGAGAAGGCAAATCATTCCATGGCAGTGAAAGGACGGTCGACAAATGATgtcttcaaagaaataaatacacagatcTTGTTTTGGATCCAAGAAATCACTGAAATGGACAAGAAATAA
- the Tex30 gene encoding testis-expressed protein 30 isoform X2, which translates to MSHTEVKLKIPFGNKLLDAVCLVPNKNIAYGIILTHGASGDMNLPHLMSLASHLASHGFFCLRFTCKGLNIVHRIKAYKAVLNYLKTSGEYKLAGVFLGELVGEGGTEDASSQ; encoded by the exons ATGAGTCATACGGAG gttaaattaaaaataccttTTGGAAATAAATTACTGGATGCCGTTTGTTTGGTACCTAACAAGAACATAGCATATGGAATAATTCTTACACATGGAGCATCAGGAGATATGAATCTTCCTCATTTGATGTCACTGGCATCCCATCTTGCATCTCATGGGTTTTTTTGCCTAAGATTTACTTGCAAAGGCCTTAATATTGTACATAGAATTAAGGCATATAAAGCAGTTTtg AATTACCTAAAGACCTCAGGAGAATACAAACTTGCTGGTGTTTTTCTTGGAG aACTTGTTGGAGAAGGTGGCACAGAAGATGCGAGCTCCCAGTAA